TTTCCACTGTTAATTTGGGTGTGTTAGCTGGTATTCTTAGCTTGGTTTTATTTAGGAGAGACTACAGGGTAATTATTGAGAGAAAAGTTGTTGTTCTGGCAGTTTTCTCTTGCTTTTCATTTTTATCAGGTTTCTTCACGTCGAGTAACTTACATTTTTTTAGAGTAGTTACTATTTTTCATGCGACTGCTGTCTTTTTCGTGATTAGTCAGACTGTCAAGTTAAAATGGATTACTGTTCTTTTACTTATGTTGTTGCCTTGCATAGTCGAGCTTTCGCTAGGTTATCTGCAATTTTTCAATGTAATATTAAATTCAAATAGGTTTTTTCAAATAGGTGGTTCAATGGGTAATCCAGCACCTTTTGCCAGTTACATTGCCACATGTATTCCTTTTGCCTTTTATGCGAGCTTGAAAACTGAGGGAGAAAACAGGCTACTGGGTTACGTGGGATTAACGGTACTGATGCTTTCTTTGGCCCTTCTTCCATATACGCAATCCAGGAGCGCAATTGTGGCGACAACGATTGGGATGCTGTTTATGCTGGATCAGAAATATCGATGGTATTGTCAAGTCAGAAAGTATCTAAAAAGTAAAGGTTTGCTGACTATGGTGATGATTGTCTCCCCCCTTGTGCTTGGCAAATTGTTGCACTGGTTGTATTTGGTAAAACTGGATTCGGCTCAGGGAAGGTTTCTTGTATGGAAGGGTGCGTTTTCGTTAATCAGAGACAACTTTTGGAAAGGTGTGGGTTTGGCAATTTCCCGAGGAGCTATGCAGCATATCAAGCCAATTATTTCGGTTCTGGGAAGGGTACACCCCGTGAGAAATTCCTGGCGGATTATGTCACAACTGCCTACAACGACATTTTGGAACTCACAGCAGAAACAGGCATAGTAGGAGGTGGGCTATTTGTGTATTTCCTCTGGCTTAGTGTGAAACACATTCGTACTGTTGTTATAAGCAAGGAAGAAGAGGGATTTCGACAGGCTACCCTGGCCTCTTTATTAATAATGAGTGTTTTGTCATTAACCACATACACGCTGAGTGTTTTTCCAATACAGATGAATTTATTTTTTCTTTTGGGTTATTATAATTCTATTGGTGTAAGTGCGACGAGGTCTAGTGTGATCAGTCTCGGGCCCTGGTTTGCCAAACTGTTCGCTGTTGGATTACTGGGCCTTGTCGGCTGGCTGGCGTATTTTCAATATAGGAATTACCAGGCGCGGGTTGTCCTTAGGCAGGGTGTTATACTTGAGTCTCAATACAAATCAGTGGAGGCAATTGCCAAATATGAAAGTGTTTATCCTGTGTTTAGGCACGATGGGGATTATCTTTTTAAGTACGCTTACATTCTTGCCCAGCAGAAGAGATATGCCCATAGCAATAGGTTACTAAGCCAGGCAAAGGATATCACCGGATCTTACAATGCGTATACACTATTAGGTGAGAACCAGTATAAAATGAAACAATATGGGGAGGCGGAGAAGAATTTATTGTATTCGTGCAACCTGATACCGTCCAAATTCTATTGCAAACATCTGCTACTAAAAGTGTACATGGACTCGGGCCAATACAAAAAAGCAAAGATCCTGCACAATGAAATATTGAAAATGCCGGTAAAGGTGCCGTCTCTTGCGGTCAATGAAATGATCAGTGATACCCGGTTGATTGGTAAACAGTTACAGTCATTATGAGAGCGAGCTATTGGAGATTGGTATTGTTGTCAGCGTTGATGTGGCTACTTCCTTTCGGTTTAAGGGTGGTGTTTACAACAGAGCTTGCAATAGAAACAAAAAACATGAGTAAGGCTCAAACCAGTGCAGATCCTTTTAAAAAAACGAGCTTTTATCTTTCAAAAGGGGACCAGTATGGAGCTTTTTTGTCGATTTGGAAAAATAATGCAACGGTCGGCATTTACAATGTATTGGGTGGGATTTTATTGGGTATCGGGACAATACTGAATCTGATCATGAATGGTTACGTCACTGCTGATATTCTTGCTTCCATTTATTCTGCCGGGGGGTTAACTATTGGGCAACTATCAAAATTGACTTTACCGCATAGTATTGAGTTGTTGGGTATCTGGATGTGCAGTGGTATAGGATTAACAATTGCGCGGTTCATTTTTCGATATATTAAAAGAGAAATTTTTCCGGAAGTCAGAGAGTTGAAAAGTCTTTTATTCTACTTCATTTTTGGCCAGGTAACCGTATTGGTTGCGGCATGGTTGGAAATATATGTTTCTCTTAAGTTATAGATGGTATGATTGATAACCTGCTTGAAAATAAGCTCCGGAGCATACTATGTGGGGTAGGGATATCCTGGGGTATTCTGATAGTCACCCTGTTGCTTGGTGTGGGGAAGGGGTTTGAAGAGGGTGTTAAAAGGCTTTTTGAGGGCTTTGCCAAAAATACCATGTATGTGTCGTCTGGAAGTACATCGATTTCGGGTGCTGGGTCAGCTATTGGTAGAAAAGTTTCTTTTGGGAGGGATGATCTGCTCTTTCTTCGTGAGTCTATACCATCCATTATTCATATTTCCCCCGAGGTAGCCAGGTTAGGGATTGCAAGGAAAGGTGTAAATAGTGGTTCATTTACGATTAAAGGAGTTTCGGAGGCATATTTCAACATCAGATCTGTTCATCTTTCGAACGGGAGATTGATCAACAGGATGGATTTGCTGAAAGGAAGAAAAGTGGCAGTGATCGGTTCCAGCGTATCGAAAGTTCTTTTTAAACAAGACAAGAGTATCATTGGCAGTTATATTGAAATTGATAGCGAGAATTATAAAATAGTGGGAATAATCAGGAATAGTTTGCTTTCTGCCTTGGAATCAGGCCTCATTTATGTTCCATTTTTAAGTTTCCAGAGGCAATTCAATTCTACAAAAAATATAGACACCATCGTTTTGAGTCATAGTGATTCAAATAATTCCAGCGAGGTAGAAGATTGGATACGTTCAATTATGGCATACCGATATAAGTTCAATAGTAAGGATGATAAGGCATTAATATTCAATAACCTGACAGAGCAAACCAAGGCAGTGAATGGCTTTTTCTCAGGCTTGAAGAAATTTCTTCTTTTCATAGGTATCAGTACACTGGTAAGCGGTATAATCCGGGTGACTAATATGATGTTCATATCTGCTAAAGAGCGTACGAAGGAAATCGGATTAAGGAAAGCAGTTGGTGCAAAACGAAGCAGTATCATTTTTATGTTTTTTAAAGAATCGGTTGTCCTGACTATTTTCTTTGGCTTAGCGGGTATGCTTTTGGGAATGGGATTCCTCAAACTAATCGGTTACTTCTCCTCGTCAATTGTCGACAACGAAATTTTTGATAAACCGGTACTAGACCTACCAGTCGTGATTGTTTCGATTTCATTGCTTGTGATATCGGGAATCGTGTCAGCAGTTTTTCCAGCTTATTACGCTGCATCTCTTAGCCCCATTGAAGCCCTGAGAGCGGAATGATTAATTTTTGCTTAAATTTTGACCGAATGTCATGAGGTTTATCTTTCTTGTAGTACTTGTATTGGTAGTGAACTGTGATGGTGGGCAATCAAGAAAGAAGCTTTCTGGGGATGTGTCAGCGGTGAAACGGCTGGAACTTCAAAGCGTTTTGGCTCATTATAAAAATAATGGTGACACACTGCACTACAATACTGCTTTATTCCTGATCCGGAATATGCCTGGTTTATCATCAATGGATTTGATAAAAAAAATCGAAAGGCCAGATGTCCGATACATAACGGCGCAGTATCTCATTGACAATATTGATTTAGCCTTTCAGCAATGCGGAAAATTGTTGAGCGACGGAAGTCTGCCTTTCCGGGATTTCTGCGAATATGTACTTCCATATCGGCTCGGGAATGAAATGCTATCCGATTGGCGGGAAAAAAGTCTCTGGAAATACAGAAACCTGGGTGATAGCATGGACCTTATTAACGGTAATAGTTCAAAATATTGTTATGTTGTATCGGCGATCAATAGTGGATTAATAGGCCAATTCAAATACAGTTCAAAGTCAAAACCTGCAAATTTTCAAACCTAGGAGGAATTGACGGAGGCCAAAACAGGTGATTGCTGGGCAATGACCAATACGATTACTTACCCTTTACGTGCATTAGGCATTCCAGCAGCAATAGATTTTATCACTAATTGGGGGAATGCAAACGGGGGTGGTCATGCATGGAACGCCTTGGTGCTAAATAATGGTAAGGATATTCCGTTTCTTGGTTTTGAGGCCTCCCCACCTGATTATAGCCCTTTCAGGATATATAAGTCAACAAAGCGGTATCCTCCCAAAATCTTCAGAAAGACATTTTCAACGAACACAGCGGCATTATCTAACCTGGTTAGCGCGACTGATGCCATACCTTCTAGTCTAAATTTTGACAGATTCGTTGATGTCACGCATCATTACCTGCCTACCAAGAATATCAAAGTCACTTTGAAGAGTAAAGTTTGCCCTGAGCTAGCCTACCTTTCTGTTTTTTCAAATGGTTTCTGGCAACCTGTTTACTGGGCAAAGGGAAATTCAGGCTCATATATATATGACAGAATGGCTACAGGACTGTTATATATGCCTATCATGTTCGGCAATTCGAAGATCAATGGGGCTCTGGATTATCCATTTGCTGTACTTGAACAAGGAATAACTCGGTTTAAACCTGAAAAAGATAGATTACAAGATATTATGATTACCAATACGCAATCGTTGGAACTCGATGCCTTAGCTTTATTCGGTTTGGATATATCTAGTGAAACTTTTTATCACCGGATGGAAGCAGTGATGTCAGATGAAAACAGGAGTAAACCCATCAATGGTAAAATATATAAACTGTTTTATTGGGACTATGGGTGGGTTTTGGCAGGAGAAAAGAAAAATATTACGTAAGGTCTGATTTTTATCGGTGTACCGGCTAATGCAATTTATCGCCTGCTCTCTTAGGATAGCATGGGTGAGGAAAGGGCTTTTAGTTATAATAAGGAGCAGAAATGGTGGTTAATGGAAGGACCAGCTTTATCTTGTATTATGCCGAAACCTACTGCTCTCGCCGAACAAGGCTATTTGTCTCCTTATATATAGGCACAAAAGCATGGCCAGGTTATGTATTCGTAGGCATGAGTTACCTCAGATGTCAAAATGCACAATGGAACCACACTGCTCTTCAACTATAAGGGAAAACACAAGTCTTTTCCGTGGTATTATGCCTTGCATATTGCTTGTTGCGTTTGTCTGGTAAAAAAACTTTGTGGGTATTTGATTTTATATAATGCTGATTTTTAGCTTTTTGCGGAATTTGTTTAAAAAAAGTTCAATTTTTTTTGCGAGAAGCTTGCGTATTAAAAATAAAGCCTGCACTTTTGCACTCCCAATCGGGAACAACGGTAGCGAAAACGATCGAGACCACAAGTTCTGAGAGAGCTCAGAGCAAAGTTCTTTGACATGATGAAGAGAGCAAAAAAGGAATAATGTTCAAGACACAGTTACTTTAAAGGTAACGAAAAAAGGAAGAATGATACAATAAGTAT
This portion of the Dyadobacter sp. CECT 9275 genome encodes:
- a CDS encoding O-antigen ligase family protein, which encodes MYFPSIEIVISTVNLGVLAGILSLVLFRRDYRVIIERKVVVLAVFSCFSFLSGFFTSSNLHFFRVVTIFHATAVFFVISQTVKLKWITVLLLMLLPCIVELSLGYLQFFNVILNSNRFFQIGGSMGNPAPFASYIATCIPFAFYASLKTEGENRLLGYVGLTVLMLSLALLPYTQSRSAIVATTIGMLFMLDQKYRWYCQVRKYLKSKGLLTMVMIVSPLVLGKLLHWLYLVKLDSAQGRFLVWKGAFSLIRDNFWKGVGLAISRGAMQHIKPIISVLGRVHPVRNSWRIMSQLPTTTFWNSQQKQA
- a CDS encoding tetratricopeptide repeat protein; translated protein: MNLFFLLGYYNSIGVSATRSSVISLGPWFAKLFAVGLLGLVGWLAYFQYRNYQARVVLRQGVILESQYKSVEAIAKYESVYPVFRHDGDYLFKYAYILAQQKRYAHSNRLLSQAKDITGSYNAYTLLGENQYKMKQYGEAEKNLLYSCNLIPSKFYCKHLLLKVYMDSGQYKKAKILHNEILKMPVKVPSLAVNEMISDTRLIGKQLQSL
- a CDS encoding stage II sporulation protein M, with translation MRASYWRLVLLSALMWLLPFGLRVVFTTELAIETKNMSKAQTSADPFKKTSFYLSKGDQYGAFLSIWKNNATVGIYNVLGGILLGIGTILNLIMNGYVTADILASIYSAGGLTIGQLSKLTLPHSIELLGIWMCSGIGLTIARFIFRYIKREIFPEVRELKSLLFYFIFGQVTVLVAAWLEIYVSLKL
- a CDS encoding ABC transporter permease, translated to MIDNLLENKLRSILCGVGISWGILIVTLLLGVGKGFEEGVKRLFEGFAKNTMYVSSGSTSISGAGSAIGRKVSFGRDDLLFLRESIPSIIHISPEVARLGIARKGVNSGSFTIKGVSEAYFNIRSVHLSNGRLINRMDLLKGRKVAVIGSSVSKVLFKQDKSIIGSYIEIDSENYKIVGIIRNSLLSALESGLIYVPFLSFQRQFNSTKNIDTIVLSHSDSNNSSEVEDWIRSIMAYRYKFNSKDDKALIFNNLTEQTKAVNGFFSGLKKFLLFIGISTLVSGIIRVTNMMFISAKERTKEIGLRKAVGAKRSSIIFMFFKESVVLTIFFGLAGMLLGMGFLKLIGYFSSSIVDNEIFDKPVLDLPVVIVSISLLVISGIVSAVFPAYYAASLSPIEALRAE
- a CDS encoding transglutaminase-like domain-containing protein, which produces MTEAKTGDCWAMTNTITYPLRALGIPAAIDFITNWGNANGGGHAWNALVLNNGKDIPFLGFEASPPDYSPFRIYKSTKRYPPKIFRKTFSTNTAALSNLVSATDAIPSSLNFDRFVDVTHHYLPTKNIKVTLKSKVCPELAYLSVFSNGFWQPVYWAKGNSGSYIYDRMATGLLYMPIMFGNSKINGALDYPFAVLEQGITRFKPEKDRLQDIMITNTQSLELDALALFGLDISSETFYHRMEAVMSDENRSKPINGKIYKLFYWDYGWVLAGEKKNIT